A single Iodidimonas sp. SYSU 1G8 DNA region contains:
- the ada gene encoding bifunctional DNA-binding transcriptional regulator/O6-methylguanine-DNA methyltransferase Ada: MNRMSPLQDTDPRWQAVLDRDPAAAFVYGVTSTGIYCRPACPSRRPSSANARFFDDAAAAEAAGFRACLRCRPDQADRHAALVAQACRAIEDADEVIGLDALAGAAGLSPFHFHRLFKARTGVTPKAYADACRARRASQALDGSASVTEALYEAGYGSSGRFYARSNDRLGMIPTRYRAGGAGETLRFALGQCSLGAILIAATPRGICAITLGDDPHVLLHDLQARFHKAELIGGDAEFERWVAQVIGFVEAPRLGLDLPLDIRGTAFQQRVWQALREIPPGETISYAEVARRLGMPKAVRAVAGACAANQIAVAIPCHRVRRMGGALAGYRWGLARKQALLARETAG; encoded by the coding sequence ATGAACCGGATGAGTCCCTTGCAAGACACCGACCCGCGCTGGCAGGCCGTGCTCGACCGCGACCCGGCGGCGGCGTTCGTCTATGGCGTCACCAGCACCGGCATCTATTGCCGCCCCGCCTGCCCGTCCCGCCGCCCCAGCTCCGCCAACGCGCGGTTCTTCGATGATGCCGCCGCCGCCGAGGCCGCCGGTTTCCGCGCCTGCCTGCGCTGCCGTCCCGATCAGGCGGACCGTCATGCCGCGTTGGTGGCCCAGGCCTGCCGCGCCATCGAGGATGCCGACGAGGTCATCGGGCTCGACGCGCTGGCCGGCGCCGCCGGGCTCAGCCCCTTCCATTTTCATCGCCTGTTCAAGGCGCGCACCGGCGTGACGCCGAAGGCCTATGCCGATGCCTGCCGCGCGCGGCGCGCCAGCCAGGCGCTGGACGGATCGGCCAGTGTGACCGAGGCGCTCTACGAGGCCGGCTACGGCTCCAGCGGCCGCTTCTACGCCCGGAGCAACGACAGGCTCGGCATGATCCCGACCCGCTACCGCGCCGGTGGGGCGGGTGAGACCCTCCGGTTCGCGCTGGGCCAGTGTTCGCTCGGCGCGATCCTCATAGCGGCGACGCCAAGGGGAATCTGCGCCATCACCCTGGGCGACGATCCCCACGTCCTGCTGCACGACCTGCAGGCGCGGTTCCACAAGGCCGAGCTAATTGGCGGCGATGCCGAATTCGAGCGCTGGGTCGCCCAGGTGATCGGCTTCGTCGAGGCGCCGCGCCTCGGCCTCGACCTGCCGCTCGACATTCGCGGCACCGCGTTTCAGCAGCGTGTCTGGCAGGCGCTGCGCGAGATACCGCCTGGAGAGACCATCAGCTATGCCGAGGTGGCGCGGCGACTCGGCATGCCCAAGGCGGTCCGCGCGGTGGCCGGTGCCTGCGCCGCCAACCAGATCGCGGTCGCCATTCCCTGCCACCGGGTCCGGCGCATGGGCGGCGCGCTCGCCGGCTACCGCTGGGGCCTCGCCCGCAAGCAGGCGCTTCTGGCGCGGGAGACGGCGGGATGA
- a CDS encoding demethoxyubiquinone hydroxylase family protein, which produces MTDAPKRLPGEMTQAQETERMIRVNQAGEYGAVRIYEGQIAVLGARPAGNAIRRMAAQEAVHLQKFDRLMNERRVRPTLLSPVWHMAGFALGAATALMGEKAAMACTVAVEEVIDEHYARQAERLEGDDPALKGLIEECRAEEIEHKHEAEQAGAREAPGYPVLSGAIKTGARLAIWLSSRV; this is translated from the coding sequence ATGACCGACGCCCCCAAACGGCTGCCGGGCGAGATGACCCAGGCGCAGGAAACCGAGCGGATGATCCGCGTCAACCAGGCCGGCGAATATGGCGCCGTCCGCATCTATGAAGGCCAGATCGCCGTGCTGGGCGCGCGCCCAGCGGGCAACGCCATCCGCCGGATGGCGGCGCAGGAAGCGGTGCACCTGCAAAAGTTCGACCGGCTGATGAACGAGCGGCGCGTGCGCCCGACCCTGCTGTCGCCCGTCTGGCACATGGCCGGTTTCGCGCTGGGCGCGGCGACGGCGCTGATGGGCGAGAAGGCGGCCATGGCCTGTACCGTCGCCGTCGAGGAAGTGATCGACGAGCATTATGCCCGCCAGGCCGAGCGGCTGGAGGGTGACGATCCGGCGCTGAAGGGCCTGATCGAGGAATGCCGCGCCGAGGAGATCGAGCACAAGCACGAGGCCGAGCAGGCCGGCGCGCGCGAGGCACCGGGCTATCCCGTGCTGTCGGGCGCCATCAAGACCGGCGCGCGCCTTGCCATCTGGCTGTCGAGCCGGGTCTGA
- a CDS encoding disulfide bond formation protein B, producing MRPSATSSITGPVFLLLACLAMILGAYGFQYIGGLAPCKLCYWQRYAYYVAIPLAALATAMATRGGLSAARIPLLLTGLALLAGMGIAGYHAGVEYHWWPGPDTCSVPDLSGPGNILDAVMRQGLVRCDETPWSLLGISMAGYNFLISGLLALVAFRLAVKGR from the coding sequence ATGCGCCCATCGGCGACATCATCCATCACCGGCCCGGTGTTTCTGCTGCTGGCCTGCCTCGCCATGATCCTGGGCGCCTATGGCTTCCAGTACATCGGCGGCCTGGCGCCGTGCAAGCTGTGCTACTGGCAGCGCTATGCCTATTACGTGGCGATCCCGCTGGCGGCGCTCGCCACCGCCATGGCCACGCGCGGCGGCCTCAGCGCGGCGCGGATACCGCTGCTGCTGACCGGGCTCGCCCTGCTGGCGGGCATGGGGATCGCGGGCTATCACGCCGGGGTGGAATATCACTGGTGGCCCGGCCCGGACACCTGCTCGGTGCCGGACCTGAGCGGCCCCGGCAACATCCTCGACGCGGTGATGCGGCAGGGTCTGGTCCGCTGCGACGAAACGCCGTGGTCGCTGCTGGGCATCTCCATGGCGGGATACAACTTCCTGATATCGGGCCTGTTGGCACTGGTCGCCTTCCGGCTCGCGGTGAAAGGACGCTGA
- a CDS encoding glutathione S-transferase family protein has protein sequence MTQRLDGLTLFDNPRGSNTKRVRMYLAEKGLEIPKRAVDFMTMEHRSPEFRKINPMAALPVLQLEDGTYLSESYAICRYLEELYPEPSLFGATPKERALIEMWNRRIELDVASYVTNFVKHQGPFFAEVLTQVPEYVEACRIDALKKFDWLNEELAGRDYIAGDDFTVVDITAYARLGTGMGAGLNFAERHGNLRRWWDRIESRPSAAA, from the coding sequence ATGACCCAGCGCCTCGACGGCCTGACGCTTTTCGACAATCCACGCGGCTCGAACACCAAGCGGGTGCGCATGTACCTGGCCGAAAAGGGCCTGGAGATCCCAAAGCGGGCCGTGGATTTCATGACCATGGAGCACCGGTCGCCCGAGTTTCGCAAGATCAACCCCATGGCGGCGCTGCCGGTGCTGCAACTGGAAGACGGCACCTATCTGAGCGAGTCCTATGCCATCTGCCGCTATCTGGAAGAGCTGTATCCGGAGCCTTCCCTGTTCGGCGCGACGCCGAAGGAGCGCGCGCTCATCGAGATGTGGAACCGGCGCATCGAGCTGGACGTGGCGAGCTACGTCACCAATTTCGTCAAGCATCAGGGACCGTTCTTCGCCGAGGTGCTGACCCAGGTGCCGGAATATGTCGAGGCCTGCCGCATCGACGCCCTGAAGAAGTTCGACTGGCTGAACGAGGAACTGGCGGGCCGCGACTATATCGCGGGCGATGACTTCACCGTGGTCGACATTACCGCCTATGCCCGTCTGGGCACCGGCATGGGCGCGGGCCTTAACTTCGCCGAGCGGCACGGGAACCTGCGCCGCTGGTGGGACCGGATCGAGTCGCGGCCCAGCGCAGCGGCCTGA
- a CDS encoding META domain-containing protein, which produces MRRLLTLLFGLAVLPLGACAGTQADADSADPAALTGRTWQVEDIAAAGIIDRSHMTLTLGPDGRASGDTGCNRFGGPYNLSGAALSFGDMMSTRRGCAPALMEQERRYLDALKGVSSWSLRPDGALLLQGAGGPILYRLEAESSGGASPGETRFVCEDGSELSVFFDSAAGTATIASGGGPIVLPQAPSGSGFRYETPTHSLTGKGRDITWTIGRMVPRRCTAS; this is translated from the coding sequence ATGCGGAGACTCTTGACGCTGCTGTTCGGACTGGCAGTCCTGCCGCTCGGCGCCTGTGCCGGGACGCAGGCCGACGCGGACAGCGCTGATCCCGCCGCGCTGACGGGACGGACCTGGCAGGTCGAGGATATCGCCGCCGCCGGCATCATCGACCGTTCGCACATGACGCTGACTCTCGGGCCCGATGGACGCGCTTCGGGCGACACCGGCTGCAACCGGTTCGGTGGTCCCTATAACTTGTCGGGCGCGGCCTTGTCGTTCGGCGACATGATGTCGACCCGGCGCGGCTGCGCTCCCGCGCTGATGGAACAGGAACGGCGGTATCTCGATGCGCTCAAGGGCGTTTCCTCCTGGTCGCTCCGGCCCGATGGGGCGTTGCTGCTGCAGGGCGCGGGCGGGCCAATTCTTTACCGCCTCGAAGCCGAAAGCAGCGGCGGGGCATCGCCCGGCGAGACGCGCTTCGTGTGCGAGGACGGCTCGGAGTTGAGCGTCTTCTTCGACAGCGCGGCCGGGACGGCGACCATTGCCAGCGGCGGCGGTCCCATCGTTTTGCCGCAAGCGCCCAGCGGCTCCGGATTCCGCTATGAGACGCCGACCCATTCGCTGACAGGCAAGGGCCGGGACATCACCTGGACCATCGGCCGGATGGTGCCGCGCCGCTGTACCGCTTCCTAA
- the alkB gene encoding DNA oxidative demethylase AlkB, translated as MTGDLFAGMAPSAIETLADGALILRGFALEEAPALLAAIDAVAAAAPFRHLVTPGGFRMSVAMTNCGAVGWISDRRGYRYGPDDPETGRPWPAMPALFQALAARAARAAGFPDFAPEACLVNRYTPGTRLTLHQDRDEGNLSHPIVSISLGVPATFLFGGLERKDRPRRVRLEHGDVAVWGGPSRLAFHGIDTLKDGPHPLTGAVRYNLTFRKAL; from the coding sequence ATGACGGGCGACCTGTTCGCCGGCATGGCGCCGTCGGCCATCGAGACGCTGGCCGACGGCGCGCTGATCCTGCGCGGCTTCGCCTTGGAGGAAGCGCCCGCGCTGCTCGCCGCGATCGACGCCGTCGCCGCCGCCGCGCCGTTCCGGCATCTGGTCACGCCCGGCGGCTTCCGCATGTCCGTCGCCATGACCAATTGCGGCGCGGTGGGCTGGATCAGCGACCGGCGCGGCTACCGCTATGGCCCGGACGATCCCGAAACCGGGCGGCCTTGGCCCGCCATGCCGGCGCTGTTCCAGGCGCTGGCGGCGCGCGCGGCGCGGGCCGCCGGTTTCCCGGATTTCGCGCCCGAAGCCTGCCTCGTCAACCGCTACACCCCGGGCACGCGCCTGACCCTGCATCAGGACCGGGACGAGGGAAACCTCTCCCATCCCATCGTCTCGATCTCGCTCGGCGTGCCCGCCACCTTCCTGTTCGGCGGGCTCGAGCGCAAGGACAGGCCGCGCCGCGTTCGGCTCGAGCATGGCGACGTCGCCGTCTGGGGCGGCCCCTCCCGGCTCGCCTTCCACGGCATCGACACGCTGAAGGACGGACCGCACCCGCTGACGGGCGCGGTCCGCTACAATCTCACCTTCCGGAAGGCGCTCTAG